GGACCCTTCAGCGGGTAACTGTTGAGGAGGGCAGGTAACCCGAGGCGAGGATTAGCAGGCTCTGAACGCAGACTCCGCACTGACGGGACGGGTGAGGTACCCCGACGCGGGGACAGGTCCCAACTTTCTGGCTCCGCGCAGCCTATGGCTAGGGGAGTCCTTGGGCCAGGGCTGGGAAGGAGAGCGCAGTCCCAGCTGGGGCCGTCGGGGGGCCGGAGGGCCTGGTCCCGTAGCACCCCCTGGCGGAGTCGTCGCGTCTCCAAGTCTCGGTTCTCATAGAGAAGCGTGTTGGCACAGATGAATACAAACAAGCCGACGCCCATGATCACTGGTCCAAGCAGCCGTAGCCGCTCGTGCGGGCCATGACCCCGGCCCGCGCCGCGACCCTCGCGTCGCAGCTCACTAACAGGGGGTGAGCTGGCATTGGCGGCCCGGGGCCCCGGGGCCCCGGCACGGTGCGGCCAGTAGCCGGCCACTGCGATGCCCATGCCCACCAGCACCACGAGCGCCCCCAGGGCGGCGAACGCCCCCGACGGCGAGCGCAGCCGCAGCCGCGCCCGCACCCGCAGAGGCTCGGGCGGAGAGCGCGGGCGCCGGCGGCGGCCCAGGCGGCGGCCCAGGCGGGAGACGCGGCCCTCGGGGCTCCTCCGCATCTCCCCGCAGTCTCCCGGGCTCCCGGCTGTCATCTCGCTGTCGTCCGGGCGCTCTGCGGAGAGAAGACAGGAGGCGGGGCTGAACCGACGGGCCTAGGTTCGGGGCTCCGGGCTCGGGGGTCCAAATCCGGGATGGGAGCTCGGGCCGCCTCGCCCTGGCCGCTTGGAGATCCCTGGCGGCCACCCCCGGATTTTCCCGGGCTACGAGGCAGGGAGCCGCCCCCGCTCGGGTTTTCCGCAGCGGAGCTCGGAGCCAGGGACGCGCGGCAGAAGCCCGAGTTGGCCCGGCCCGCGGGCGGAGAGGAGGGCGGGGGCTGCGGGCTGCTCCCTGGCGCAGGCCGGGTCGCGGGGCTCCGGCAGTCTGCGCCCTCTCTGCCTGCCCGCGGGTCCCGGGCCTCGGAAGGCATGAGGCCCCCAGCAGCCGCGTCTCGGGGTAAGTACGGCCGGGGTCGACCCCACCCCCGCACGTGGCTGCGCCGTAGTAACGGAGGGAGGGGGCGCTCAGACCGCTGGGTCCGCAGGGGTCGCTCGCGcgctccacccccccccccactgcgcTTTACATACCGCAGCGTGGGAAGGAGGGGGTGTCACCGACTCCAGCCTCTCCTTGCCCGCCCCCTCCTTCCAGACTTCCTCAGTCAGCACCGGAGCTGTAGCAGGAGAGACTTGAGATAGACTCCGGGAAGACCGCTCTGATCAAGACCAGCCAGTCAGAGGAGGCGGCGGCGGACTTTGCCCAGGATCTCTTTCAACTCCTCCAGAAgaggcctccccctcccccagcagccAGGCTGGGACCTTGGCCGGAGGCAGGGGGCTGCCAGTAGTGGGCGCAGGGCCTCACCGGACAGACTCTGCTCTCGGCTCTCCGGTCGGCCCAGGCAAGGCTATTCCTAGGTTGCGGCGTTTCCGATTCGGGCTGCTTGGGATGAATCATCCCCCTTTCCCGCCGCCTGGCCTCCTTTTCAGCCTCCTCCGCCCGAGGCCTCAGTGGACCGCGTCCCAGCCAGAGCAGCAACGCCCAGAGCCCCAGGGTTCGGGCTGCACAGCTTAAACCCCTCCCAGCTACAGGATGTGCTGGGTCTGCGACCTGAGGACCAGATCCCGGCCGGGACAGGAGCAGCAGGGCTATAGGTGATGTGGGCCCCACCGAAGGGAGGGCGCGGAACGACACGCAGCCCCCATCCAGGCCCCAAAAGAGGAGAGTTAGGACTCGCTGTCCTGGAGTGCGTCCTTACTCCCCCACTCTGATTTCTAAGCAGCTGCAGCCCTGAAGGCATAGCCAAGCCTCAGGGAGGAGGATTTGCCACCCTGCCCACGCCCCAGCCGCACCCCGAAGCCCAAAACAGGACACCATTCCTGCCTCGGACAGCACTGCCCCAGGTCCGAGGCCTAGATAGAGTCGTAGCGTCTACCGCGTCCAAAGACTGGTTTTCATAGGTGGAAACTGCGGCCTGACGGGGGTCACACCGCCACACGAGGCGGGGGCTCCATCTCGGCCGACGCCGGGCTCCTGACCCTACCCCTGGGCATGGCACACCTCTGGGCATAGCCACAGGCGCGTCCAGGGAGCAGGCGAAGCCCATTACCCCCTTATCCCTGGGTATGGAACCTTTTCCCAGTCCAAGACAGCAGTGACCACCTCTTCTCAAGCTAGAGCTGGCGCCCCAACCCCAACTCCTGAAAGGTCACTCCTGAGCCCGGGCCAGTCCCTGCCAGGAGGCGAAAGCATGCAAATCAGAGACTCGTGGACATGTTCAGAGACCCCAAGACTGGTGGGCTTGGGACGACGCTGAGGACCCCATGGAGGCGGAAACTAGAGTCACAGCCGGATGATCCCAAGGCGCGGGAAGTTGTTCACAGCCCCATACTCCGGGGTCCCGCCACCGTCCGCGTACCTACTCCGGCCTGGGGAAAAGGAAGGACCAGGATCCCGCCCCTGTACCTCTCCCGAGGGAGGAGCCAAAGAAAGTTAGGGAAAGTGGGTGGCGGGCCCGTGGCTCCTGTCCTGCTCACCTGGAGCTGCCGCGCCGGAGTAGGTCCGGGTCCGAGTCCGCGCGCCGCGGTTCCCCGCACCTCCTAGATCTCCACGgagccccgccccggccccgccccgcgccgctcggccccgcccccgccggcTCCGGAGCCCCCCGAACCGTCCGACCCGCGCGGCGCTGCAGGAAGGCGCAGTTTGGGTCTGAGGGCGGCAGGTAACCGCTGTGTGCGCGCCTGGCGACTCCGAGGGCCCGCGCCCGACTCCCCACCCTGGCTCCAGCTCATGCAGCACGCAGGGACCTGGAGGGTGCCCCTTCCCCACCGGAGCCTCTGCCCAGACCCTCAGCCCGGGGAGTCCACGCCCGCCCCTCCTGTCCCCAGAGCCCTCCTTTCTTCGCCGGGAGGCGGCCGAGCCCGACCCGCCCTTCCGCCGTGCGAACCTCACTCCTTCGTCTG
This sequence is a window from Marmota flaviventris isolate mMarFla1 chromosome 10, mMarFla1.hap1, whole genome shotgun sequence. Protein-coding genes within it:
- the Tmem200b gene encoding transmembrane protein 200B yields the protein MTAGSPGDCGEMRRSPEGRVSRLGRRLGRRRRPRSPPEPLRVRARLRLRSPSGAFAALGALVVLVGMGIAVAGYWPHRAGAPGPRAANASSPPVSELRREGRGAGRGHGPHERLRLLGPVIMGVGLFVFICANTLLYENRDLETRRLRQGVLRDQALRPPDGPSWDCALLPSPGPRTPLAIGCAEPESWDLSPRRGTSPVPSVRSLRSEPANPRLGLPALLNSYPLKGPGLAPPWAPRTQTGHVIITVQPSGSCIEHSKSLDLGLGELLLGTPAARDCAHRSWPRLDRLSLGGYAKLGGENLGARV